The Meles meles chromosome 6, mMelMel3.1 paternal haplotype, whole genome shotgun sequence genome has a window encoding:
- the SPATA7 gene encoding spermatogenesis-associated protein 7 isoform X6: MAVHYNKILSAKAAVDCSVPLSMSASIKYLFSPSDADQQRREKLKKELARCERELKLNKTAVQANSKNNSKSLFNTLQKPSGEPEDEDMLIGEVNGFPSFTKSPVTSSERLHLNLLPKSDKVFTNGTEKNSSSSVFNMDYTASGPRKACSGTSYGRGHKSTFPNTDRFQLVISKAPSGDLLDKHSELFSNRQLPFTPRTLKTEAKSFLSHYRYYTPAKRKKDFTDQRIEAETQTELSSFKSDFETVDTKNFTDSEENTEQASNCMTYDIKEKIAPLPLQGHDLPWDEIKDGTLQCSSPRAVCQYSLQLPPERKIHSDEEELLYLSFIEDVTDEILKLGLFSNRFLEHLFERHIKQNKHHLEEEKMRHLLHILKMDLGCTSRENSVKLDDIDMLNLLDFEQAENSEEDEDKSKHDTIIQQERQEYQKALDMLLSIPKDENERLSSPNEFFLPIYKSKCSEGVIIQQVNDETNPGPSVCDDKNPSISDNLADQETSVNVIEGDSDTEKVETSNELCCLSTELSPALQFHSIQENNSHDMEGPTLKIMEMSIED; the protein is encoded by the exons ATGGCTGTTCACTATAATAAAATCCTTTCAGCCAAAG ctGCAGTAGACTGCTCGGTTCCATTAAGCATGAGTGCCAGCATCAAAT atttgttttccCCATCAGATGCAGACCAACAACGAAGAGAGAAACTCAAAAAGGAATTAGCACGATGTGAAAGGGagttgaaattaaataaaacagcagTGCAGGCCAattctaaaaataattctaagtCATTATTTAACACTCTACAAAAG CCCTCAGGAGAACCAGAAGATGAAGATATGTTAATCGGAGAAGTGAATGGATTTCCATCCTTCACAAAGTCACCAGTAACTTCTTCAGAGAGACTACACCTCAATCTTCTACCTAAATCTGATAAAGTCTTCACAAATGGTACTGAGAAGAACTCTAGTTCCTCTGTGTTCAACATGGATTACACTGCCTCTGGGCCCAGGAAAGCATGCTCCGGAACTTCATATGGCAGAGGGCACAAGAGCACATTCCCAAATACCGATCGGTTTCAGTTAGTTATTTCAAAAGCACCCAGTGGAGACCTTTTGGATAAACATTCTGAACTCTTTTCCAACAGACAATTGCCATTCACTCCACGCActttaaaaacagaagcaaagtCTTTCCTGTCACATTATCGATACTATACACctgccaaaagaaaaaaggattttaCAGATCAGCGGATAGAAGCTGAAACTCAGACTGAGTTAAGCAG cTTTAAATCTGATTTTGAGACAGTTGACACCAAGAACTTCACAGATTCAGAAGAGAACACAGAACAG GCATCTAATTGTATGACATATgatatcaaagaaaaaatagcTCCTTTACCTTTACAAGGGCATGACTTACCATGGGACGAGATTAAAGATGGCACTCTCCAGTGTTCCTCACCAAG GGCAGTATGTCAGTATTCCCTGCAGCTTCCTCCAGAGAGAAAAATCCACTCtga TGAAGAAGAACTGTTATATCTGAGTTTCATTGAAGATGTAACAGATGAAATTTTGAAACTTGGTTTATTTTCAAACAG GTTTTTAGAACACCTTTTTGAACgacacataaaacaaaataaacatcattTGGAGGAG GAAAAAATGCGCCATCTGCTGCATATCCTGAAGATGGACTTAGGCTGCACATCCAGAGAAAACTCAGTAAAGCTGGATGATATTGATATGCTGAATTTACTTGATTTTGAACAGGCTGAGAATTCagaagaagatgaagataaaAGCAAACATGATACCATAATTCAACAGGAACGTCAAGAATACCAAAAAGCTTTGGATATGTTATTGTCTATACCAAAAGATGAGAATGAGAGACTCTCTTCACCAAATGAATTTTTCCTGCCCATCTATAAATCAAAGTGCTCAGAAGGGGTTATAATTCAGCAAGTGAATGATGAAACAAATCCTGGACCTTCAGTTTGTGATGACAAAAATCCAAGTATCTCTGACAACTTAGCAGACCAGGAGACTTCTGTGAATGTCATTGAAGGGGATAGTGACACCGAAAAGGTGGAGACTTCAAATGAATTATGTTGTCTTAGCACAGAACTCTCCCCGGCTCTTCAATTTCACAGTATCCAAGAGAACAACAGTCATGACATGGAAGGACCAACTCTTAAAATCATGGAAATGAGCATTGAGGACTGA